The Hevea brasiliensis isolate MT/VB/25A 57/8 chromosome 1, ASM3005281v1, whole genome shotgun sequence genome has a window encoding:
- the LOC110672365 gene encoding MATH domain and coiled-coil domain-containing protein At3g58270-like isoform X1, producing the protein MEESKATPFRFTWRINNFSKLTEKKLYSEVFCAGGCNWRLLIFPKGNNVDFLSIYLAVADSTSLPQGWSRDAKFSLAVVNQFNNTSTVRKDTKHVFNALEDDWGFTSFIPLSKVKNPAEGYLVADTLIVEAEVLVYSVQHYSRLDPKKGVASSETKLSEPVAAPPTKQVPLSQKEIFDTEAKVVPPTVTETPLTTKPLKETKEPIQTTTATGDQEVIKSSQPPSKTAETMIPPKAEPPPHVVKTKLLPKDPPEARKSSPDVHTISKGLQTELSNRTRTQRSPSSSEISMSNQAPNPEVVQKQKETLEGYFNMPLEAIQQANAYGSIEGIINALIQNSNDLREKTILEDLLSRLAEFKESIPAAATIAEAAQARRTSLSGKTTDLDARLAQRQKKLSFLETEFSRLSKEEEKLEAQIQLLITQKEKIVANKKHVLADLEKNNEDATKDLEEWRNLESEIKQANVDWLGAKEKLALANVRWKLFKEDLGLGKLNIS; encoded by the exons ATGGAAG AAAGCAAAGCAACTCCATTTAGATTCACATGGAGAATTAACAACTTTTCCAAATTGACTGAAAAAAAACTGTATTCGGAGGTTTTCTGTGCTGGTGGTTGTAATTG GCGTTTGCTTATTTTCCCCAAAGGAAACAATGTGGATTTTTTGTCAATATACCTGGCTGTTGCTGATTCAACAAGTTTGCCACAAGGATGGAGTAGAGATGCAAAATTTAGCTTGGCAGTTGTTAACCAATTCAATAACACGTCCACAGTCAGAAAAG ACACAAAACATGTATTCAATGCATTGGAAGACGATTGGGGTTTCACATCTTTCATTCCTCTTAGCAAAGTGAAAAATCCTGCAGAAGGGTATCTTGTGGCCGATACCCTTATAGTTGAAGCTGAGGTTCTTGTTTATAGCGTCCAACATTACTCAAGGCTTGACCCCAAAAAGGGAGTAGCTAGTAGTGAAACAAAACTATCTGAACCAGTGGCTGCACCGCCAACAAAACAGGTTCCTTTATCACAGAAGGAAATATTTGACACTGAAGCAAAGGTTGTACCACCAACTGTTACTGAAACTCCTTTAACAACTAAACCATTGAAGGAGACTAAAGAACCCATTCAAACTACTACTGCCACCGGTGATCAAGAAGTCATCAAGTCATCGCAACCTCCTTCAAAGACTGCTGAGACAATGATTCCTCCAAAG GCAGAACCTCCTCCACATGTTGTTAAGACAAAACTTCTTCCAAAA GATCCTCCTGAGGCTAGAAAATCTTCTCCAGATGTGCATACAATATCTAAGGGTCTTCAAACAGAACTTTCCAACAGGACTAGAACTCAGAGATCTCCTTCGAGCAGTGAAATCTCCATGTCAAACCAAGCACCTAATCCTGAAGTTGTGCAGAAACAAAAGGAAACATTAGAAGGGTACTTTAATATGCCTTTGGAGGCTATACAGCAAGCTAATGCCTATGGCAGCATTGAGGGAATTATCAATGCACTCATTCAAAATAGTAATGATTTGCGTGAGAAGACAATTCTTGAAGATCTTCTCTCTCGCTTGGCAGAATTTAAAGAGAGTATTCCAGCGGCTGCAACCATTGCGGAAGCTGCTCAAGCTCGCAGAACATCTCTTTCGGGGAAGACCACTGATCTAGATGCAAGATTGGCACAAAGACAAAAGAAACTAAGTTTCTTGGAGACTGAATTCTCAAGACtttcaaaagaagaagaaaaactagaggctcaaattcaactcttaatTACCCAGAAGGAGAAAATTGTCGCTAACAAGAAGCATGTTTTAGCTGACTTAGAGAAAAACAATGAAGACGCTACAAAAGATTTAGAAGAATGGCGAAATCTGGAAAGTGAAATCAAGCAGGCGAATGTCGATTGGCTTGGAGCAAAAGAGAAACTAGCATTAGCTAATGTCCGTTGGAAACTCTTCAAGGAGGATTTGGGTCTTGGAAAGCTTAACATTTCGTAA
- the LOC110672365 gene encoding MATH domain and coiled-coil domain-containing protein At3g58270-like isoform X2, whose translation MEESKATPFRFTWRINNFSKLTEKKLYSEVFCAGGCNWRLLIFPKGNNVDFLSIYLAVADSTSLPQGWSRDAKFSLAVVNQFNNTSTVRKDTKHVFNALEDDWGFTSFIPLSKVKNPAEGYLVADTLIVEAEVLVYSVQHYSRLDPKKGVASSETKLSEPVAAPPTKQVPLSQKEIFDTEAKVVPPTVTETPLTTKPLKETKEPIQTTTATGDQEVIKSSQPPSKTAETMIPPKDPPEARKSSPDVHTISKGLQTELSNRTRTQRSPSSSEISMSNQAPNPEVVQKQKETLEGYFNMPLEAIQQANAYGSIEGIINALIQNSNDLREKTILEDLLSRLAEFKESIPAAATIAEAAQARRTSLSGKTTDLDARLAQRQKKLSFLETEFSRLSKEEEKLEAQIQLLITQKEKIVANKKHVLADLEKNNEDATKDLEEWRNLESEIKQANVDWLGAKEKLALANVRWKLFKEDLGLGKLNIS comes from the exons ATGGAAG AAAGCAAAGCAACTCCATTTAGATTCACATGGAGAATTAACAACTTTTCCAAATTGACTGAAAAAAAACTGTATTCGGAGGTTTTCTGTGCTGGTGGTTGTAATTG GCGTTTGCTTATTTTCCCCAAAGGAAACAATGTGGATTTTTTGTCAATATACCTGGCTGTTGCTGATTCAACAAGTTTGCCACAAGGATGGAGTAGAGATGCAAAATTTAGCTTGGCAGTTGTTAACCAATTCAATAACACGTCCACAGTCAGAAAAG ACACAAAACATGTATTCAATGCATTGGAAGACGATTGGGGTTTCACATCTTTCATTCCTCTTAGCAAAGTGAAAAATCCTGCAGAAGGGTATCTTGTGGCCGATACCCTTATAGTTGAAGCTGAGGTTCTTGTTTATAGCGTCCAACATTACTCAAGGCTTGACCCCAAAAAGGGAGTAGCTAGTAGTGAAACAAAACTATCTGAACCAGTGGCTGCACCGCCAACAAAACAGGTTCCTTTATCACAGAAGGAAATATTTGACACTGAAGCAAAGGTTGTACCACCAACTGTTACTGAAACTCCTTTAACAACTAAACCATTGAAGGAGACTAAAGAACCCATTCAAACTACTACTGCCACCGGTGATCAAGAAGTCATCAAGTCATCGCAACCTCCTTCAAAGACTGCTGAGACAATGATTCCTCCAAAG GATCCTCCTGAGGCTAGAAAATCTTCTCCAGATGTGCATACAATATCTAAGGGTCTTCAAACAGAACTTTCCAACAGGACTAGAACTCAGAGATCTCCTTCGAGCAGTGAAATCTCCATGTCAAACCAAGCACCTAATCCTGAAGTTGTGCAGAAACAAAAGGAAACATTAGAAGGGTACTTTAATATGCCTTTGGAGGCTATACAGCAAGCTAATGCCTATGGCAGCATTGAGGGAATTATCAATGCACTCATTCAAAATAGTAATGATTTGCGTGAGAAGACAATTCTTGAAGATCTTCTCTCTCGCTTGGCAGAATTTAAAGAGAGTATTCCAGCGGCTGCAACCATTGCGGAAGCTGCTCAAGCTCGCAGAACATCTCTTTCGGGGAAGACCACTGATCTAGATGCAAGATTGGCACAAAGACAAAAGAAACTAAGTTTCTTGGAGACTGAATTCTCAAGACtttcaaaagaagaagaaaaactagaggctcaaattcaactcttaatTACCCAGAAGGAGAAAATTGTCGCTAACAAGAAGCATGTTTTAGCTGACTTAGAGAAAAACAATGAAGACGCTACAAAAGATTTAGAAGAATGGCGAAATCTGGAAAGTGAAATCAAGCAGGCGAATGTCGATTGGCTTGGAGCAAAAGAGAAACTAGCATTAGCTAATGTCCGTTGGAAACTCTTCAAGGAGGATTTGGGTCTTGGAAAGCTTAACATTTCGTAA